In Zygosaccharomyces rouxii strain CBS732 chromosome F complete sequence, a single window of DNA contains:
- the KAR9 gene encoding Kar9p (similar to gnl|GLV|CAGL0A01155g Candida glabrata CAGL0A01155g and weakly similar to YPL269W uniprot|P32526 Saccharomyces cerevisiae YPL269W KAR9 Karyogamy protein required for correct positioning of the mitotic spindle and for orienting cytoplasmic microtubules localizes at the shmoo tip in mating cells and at the tip of the growing bud in small-budded cells through anaphase) — translation MDSSSKPDAQFCFEQILPDLQETVTYIGNSTSLKQDHHNKLIWLSKQLTSIKNEVIRVLDVSIDEPHMLSFMEWLAKGKKAYYDLVDIVNKIEPSLSHLLDLVELVLMSPELVNECDGLFDLIEDCTALAVELKVRLNSKMPLLEASLEFDEISKDNIDTLGIVIDTNINQCFEVQEERFTSPVRHPPSFTLKHVVRLLASHTDTAEATIPTFSPIEEVLSRKYLDIKRTVSPISKSLTEILPARIDHFSKRTIIHIDHLTNLLKEKHREVLDKHNIMVKEIRELKRELVDKRWNLLFLNLNHELQSILGEIEHLESKVHDYGNNLEAQDKVKKQLRSKTNIVTKTFNVIYRALEFSLLDVEVASTTNELAQRWLDMRPQSDRVLSASSSFLEESSFDSLSSRFRSLSMGSTETADTEQSSLPPQPARGKFGALLLKKMNIKPVMVTSPTQNDVNNPFLNNLPSPKDEAISRSSSLSMEPVPQLAFKKPEAILERPETPVEKSDLLLERPETPMPDDDITSIVTSIKNHGCLEDLEVEKINYYAQMPSHIPKLQNHASFKFNWRPPEKSNPPWAPYTFTYNNNSDGVGHLLPPTPLKDILMTKTHLLATHDNSFMTKI, via the coding sequence ATGGACAGTAGTTCCAAGCCTGATGCCCAGTTTTgttttgaacaaatacTTCCAGATCTTCAAGAAACGGTGACCTACATCGGTAACAGCACATCTCTAAAGCAGGATCATCACAACAAGTTAATATGGCTATCCAAGCAGCTAACCTCTATCAAAAATGAGGTGATTCGCGTATTAGACGTGTCTATTGATGAACCTCATATGTTATCCTTTATGGAATGGTTAGCCAAGGGTAAGAAGGCTTATTATGATCTGGTGGACATAGTAAACAAGATCGAACCATCGTTATCACACTTACTAGATTTGGTGGAATTAGTATTAATGTCGCCAGAATTAGTTAACGAATGCGATGGACTTTTCGATCTAATTGAAGATTGTACAGCTCTTGCTGTGGAATTGAAGGTACGGCTAAACTCCAAGATGCCATTGTTAGAAGCTTCACTTGAGTTCGATGAAATCTCTAAAGATAATATCGATACGTTAGGAATAGTCATCGATACGAATATTAATCAGTGCTTTGAAGTACAGGAGGAAAGGTTCACTTCACCTGTACGACATCCTCCATCATTTACCTTAAAGCATGTGGTTAGATTACTAGCGTCTCATACGGATACCGCTGAAGCTACGATACCGACATTTTCGCCTATAGAAGAAGTTCTCTCTAGgaaatatttggatatCAAACGAACAGTGTCACCGATCAGTAAGAGTCTTACCGAGATTTTACCCGCTAGGATTGACCATTTTAGTAAACGTACCATAATACACATCGACCATTTGACCAATCTTTTGAAGGAGAAACATAGAGAGGTGCTTGATAAACATAATATAATGGTTAAGGAAATACGGGAActgaaaagagaattggtAGATAAACGATGGAATTTACTTTTTCTCAATTTGAATCACGAATTACAGTCGATACTGGGTGAAATTGAGCATTTGGAATCCAAAGTTCATGACTATGGAAACAATTTAGAAGCCCAAGACAAAGTTAAAAAACAATTACGAAGCAAGACTAACATAGTTACCAAGACATTTAATGTGATTTACAGAGCATTGGAATTTTCACTGCTAGATGTTGAGGTCGCATCTACTACTAATGAATTGGCACAAAGATGGTTAGATATGAGACCACAGAGTGATAGAGTATTAAGTgcctcatcttcattccTTGAAGAATCGAGCTTCGACTCTTTGTCATCAAGATTCAGATCGCTTTCTATGGGGAGTACAGAAACTGCAGATACTGAACAGAGCTCACTACCCCCACAGCCAGCTAGAGGTAAATTTGGTGCCTTactgctgaagaagatgaatattAAACCAGTCATGGTCACGTCACCCACCCAAAACGACGTTAACAATCCATTTCTGAACAATTTACCTTCGCCCAAAGATGAAGCAATATCGAGATCATCAAGTCTTTCGATGGAACCGGTACCACAACTTGCATTTAAAAAACCTGAAGCCATACTAGAAAGACCAGAAACCCCAGTAGAAAAATCAGatcttcttttggaaaGGCCAGAGACTCCAATGCCAGACGACGATATCACCAGTATTGTCACCTCTATTAAAAATCATGGATGCTTAGAAGATCTGGAAGTAGAGAAAATAAACTACTATGCACAGATGCCATCTCATATCCCCAAATTACAAAACCATGCATCctttaaattcaattggCGTCCACCTGAGAAGTCTAATCCACCATGGGCACCTTATACATTCACATACAACAATAACAGCGATGGTGTTGGTCATCTCTTACCCCCCACACCATTAAAAGATATATTGATGACTAAAACGCACTTGCTAGCGACTCATGACAATAGTTTTATGACCAAAATATAA
- the MDL2 gene encoding ATP-binding cassette permease MDL2 (similar to uniprot|P33311 Saccharomyces cerevisiae YPL270W MDL2 Half-type ATP-binding cassette (ABC) transporter of the inner mitochondrial membrane), producing the protein MLTLLRPVPRILRPLSKSQLRPLSYIRPLNIVRPQISLISIRIGVRWNSQLSPSQEENRPKPVKQILEPIQKKESSYKDAVRLFSLAKRDWRLLCAAIALLTISCVIGMSIPKVIGLVLDVLRKGIEGKDLQNVNMDDLGPIAFGLTIYQFLGVFAGLLLVGTAANFARIVMLRILSERVVARLRSGVMNKTLHQDSEFYDTHKVGDLISRLGSDAYVVSRSMTQKVSDGFKALICGGVGIGMMVSISPELSGVLLFFAPPILWSASVFGKKIRHTSKDLQEATGQLTRVAEEQLSGVKTVQSFVAEQRELHRYNGAIRGIYNVGRKAAFINAEFFTSTTMLGDMSFIVVLLYGSYLVLQGSLTIGDLTAFMLYTEYTGSSVFGLTTFYSELMQGVGAASRLFDLTDHISSISPTKGQKYIPGKGDIEFKNVSFSYPTRPENQIFKDINIKVPPGSNVCIVGPSGRGKSTIALLLLRYYNPTNGQILVDGQDISKVNCKTLRRHIGLVQQEPILMSGTIRDNITYGLAEPATKEEIRSVAKQCFCHNFITKFPDGYDTMIGAQGALLSGGQRQRIAIARALIKKPNILVLDEATSALDVESEGAINYTFGQLMKSGSMTIVSIAHRLSTIKRSENVIVLGKDGSVIEAGKFKELFANPNSELCKLLTEKSSRSDGNDSLPPPPPNATQDKVVEQIAEKILERFPEAGQSPDATVKEIFKDVSSEGKPIKITP; encoded by the coding sequence ATGCTGACGCTATTGAGGCCAGTACCGAGGATATTGAGGCCATTATCCAAGTCTCAATTGAGACCTTTAAGCTATATTAGACCACTTAACATAGTACGTCCACAAATATCACTGATATCGATCAGGATAGGCGTTAGATGGAATTCACAACTATCACCATCACAAGAGGAAAATAGACCAAAACCAGTTAAGCAGATATTAGAACCGATTCAAAAAAAGGAATCTTCATACAAGGATGCAGTACGACTTTTCTCATTAGCTAAACGGGATTGGAGACTACTTTGTGCAGCGATTGCATTATTGACAATCTCGTGCGTTATAGGTATGAGTATACCTAAAGTGATTGGTTTGGTTCTTGATGTTTTACGAAAGGGTATTGAAGGCAAGGATCTACAGAATGTTAATATGGATGATCTGGGTCCCATTGCGTTTGGACTCAccatttatcaatttttaGGCGTGTTTGCAGGGTTATTACTTGTGGGGACAGCTGCTAATTTCGCTAGAATTGTCATGTTAAGAATTCTAAGTGAAAGAGTAGTTGCCAGGTTACGTTCCGGTGTTATGAATAAGACTTTACATCAAGATTCTGAATTTTATGATACGCATAAAGTGGGTGATTTAATATCTAGATTGGGATCAGATGCGTACGTCGTTTCTAGATCAATGACACAAAAGGTTTCAGATGGGTTTAAAGCGCTTATCTGCGGTGGTGTTGGTATTGGAATGATGGTATCTATTTCCCCAGAACTATCAGGCGtacttcttttctttgcaCCTCCCATACTATGGAGTGCATCTGTTTTTGGTAAGAAGATTAGGCATACTTCGAAGGATTTGCAAGAAGCTACAGGTCAATTGACCCGAGTCgctgaagaacaattaaGTGGTGTAAAGACTGTGCAGTCCTTTGTTGCTGAACAACGTGAATTACACAGGTATAACGGTGCTATTAGAGGAATTTATAATGTGGGAAGAAAAGCAGCTTTCATAAATGCAGAATTCTTCACTTCAACAACCATGCTTGGTGATATGTCATTCATTGTGGTTTTGCTATATGGATCGTATTTGGTCTTACAAGGTTCATTAACCATTGGTGATTTGACTGCATTCATGCTTTATACTGAGTATACGGGATCTTCAGTATTTGGTTTGACGACTTTTTACTCGGAATTAATGCAAGGTGTCGGTGCTGCTTCTAGATTGTTCGATCTGACCGATCACATCTCATCAATTAGTCCTACAAAGGGTCAGAAATACATTCCTGGTAAAGGTGATATTGAGTTCAAGAACGTTTCCTTCAGCTATCCAACTAGACCAGAAAATCAGATCTTTAAGGATATCAATATTAAGGTACCACCAGGTTCCAACGTTTGCATTGTGGGACCCAGTGGTAGAGGTAAATCCACTATTGCCCTGTTACTATTGCGTTATTACAATCCAACAAATGGTCAAATTTTAGTTGATGGTCAGGATATTTCTAAAGTTAATTGTAAAACGTTGAGACGTCATATTGGGTTAGTACAGCAAGAACCCATTCTCATGTCGGGTACCATTAGAGACAACATTACCTACGGTTTAGCTGAACCGGCTACAAAAGAGGAGATACGATCTGTCGCCAAGCAGTGCTTTTGCCATAATTTTATCACTAAATTCCCCGATGGGTACGATACCATGATTGGCGCTCAGGGTGCACTGTTGAGTGGTGGTCAGAGACAACGTATTGCGATTGCTAGAGCTTTGATCAAGAAACCTAACATCTTGGTCTTAGACGAGGCAACTTCAGCACTTGATGTGGAAAGCGAAGGCGCTATCAATTACACTTTCGgtcaattgatgaagagtgGATCGATGACCATTGTAAGCATTGCTCATCGTTTAAGCACAATAAAAAGATCCGAGAATGTTATTGTACTTGGTAAGGATGGATCAGTAATTGAAGCAGGTAAATTTAAGGAATTGTTTGCTAATCCTAACAGTGAACTATGCAAACTACTAACTGAGAAATCAAGTAGATCAGATGGGAATGATAGTCTGCCACCACCGCCTCCCAATGCAACACAAGATAAAGTAGTGGAACAGATTGctgaaaagattttggaaagatttcCGGAAGCTGGTCAATCTCCTGACGCAACAGTGAAAGAAATCTTCAAGGATGTTTCAAGTGAGGGCAAACCTATCAAGATAACACCTTGA
- the ATP15 gene encoding F1F0 ATP synthase subunit epsilon (similar to uniprot|P21306 Saccharomyces cerevisiae YPL271W ATP15 Epsilon subunit of the F1 sector of mitochondrial F1F0 ATP synthase which is a large evolutionarily conserved enzyme complex required for ATP synthesis): MSAWRKAGLTYNAYLSVAAKTVRSALKPEAQTAAVLSRDRVDSKYTKFEKGEPQGEPKPLVN, from the coding sequence ATGTCTGCCTGGAGGAAAGCCGGATTGACCTACAACGCTTACTTGTCTGTTGCTGCAAAGACTGTGCGTTCTGCATTGAAACCAGAAGCTCAAACTGCTGCTGTGTTGAGTAGAGACAGAGTCGATTCAAAATACACCAAATTCGAAAAGGGTGAACCTCAAGGTGAACCTAAGCCCCTCGTTAACTAG
- the POL5 gene encoding DNA-directed DNA polymerase (similar to gnl|GLV|CAGL0B03553g Candida glabrata CAGL0B03553g and weakly similar to YEL055C uniprot|P39985 Saccharomyces cerevisiae) encodes MPGKVNRDCFYRLASDLQDERVKAAVSLIEELSALELPACNEEWSYVLKRLISGLASGRNSARLGFSLCLSEVVKMALDKGTLAPQDLSSPDQYLELLSNNLSPDAVGKSKKDLKGKDERGILFGKMFGLQAILNEPLFTSIFFDQEGKVSPFALRFAQELAELAVKKNWLRESCLYTLFQTVQRLVPAMESEIVSSILLLLDKYQLTMTNEGLAIYLLLFHGKARKNGKSFKVPSSLALEFAAWKNNDPLSKGNLPQLSRVLRDAPANDSEVADGSHPKSANWNPRLHFVWDILIPILAPGKSDEEIPSKKSHKKKKKDTVEGIEFPEFFQAAVDETFFSEKASSERKYLGFLVFIRAVEVVSSQWIQSCFTQNFMRTLINQSSDSKRLLNKISQKALDAIVKACEKDASEKIALCLEAMLFGPHGTISFDKLTKSKTASKLVAIKDISSSGLDRLFNMLSAQLSREEEPNKQHYQFVLDTVLHAVRTHRLEISQELIAHPLLDSIVTLAFFSKKGEDISDLARERLFSILSELTIQKDGQSWQHYTLKLILSKEAEGNEPINKLDEDLKAIETEALDILQNISSDSPQSRGLEWLLSNCLLQLYSGDSESLSIVEELCIFYREGLNESNSLVGITEILLSLLAQKKALLRKLSLVVWEQFVSEVGEQELKILLEVLDARENKEGFAKLFENVDDYQEESAGEEEDLEDGEGKSKKSDDKSKSGNDPSDESEDASSASEEDSSDDSDAEDDSNVAKIDREATSALAKALNLPENIVNDKGEVDVERLEAENGANSDEMDDDDDDEEDEEEDEEEESMDDEQMMKLDEQLSQIFKRRKEALSGVTTGNERKVEVKEARENVITFKHRIVDMLEAYIKHADRIALQDNNDEANSKDTFKNLFLFVEPMIRCLQLTLDKPLADKISKLLKGRLYKIKISAFKGAIDSKRLLEQLEVTHKALLTSKPGQFPALYFSTCSTTSLFLGKVLVENNSEDPAISYGQMIDLYADTTKEWLLIGKFGANVFADFHNWLLSRKKTPNA; translated from the coding sequence ATGCCTGGTAAGGTTAATAGAGATTGTTTTTATAGGCTAGCGTCTGATCTACAAGATGAGCGTGTGAAAGCGGCGGTATCACTAATCGAGGAATTATCAGCCTTAGAATTGCCTGCATGCAATGAGGAATGGTCCTACGttttgaagagattgaTCTCAGGGTTGGCATCGGGTAGGAATAGTGCTAGGTTGGGTTTTTCCCTTTGTCTATCTGAAGTGGTTAAGATGGCACTAGATAAAGGTACCTTAGCACCTCAAGATTTATCTTCCCCAGATCAATACTTGGAATTGCTATCCAATAACCTTTCTCCTGATGCTGTCGGAAAGAGcaaaaaagatttgaaaggtAAAGATGAGCGTGGTATTCTTTTCGGTAAAATGTTTGGTCTTCAAGCAATCTTAAATGAACCACTTTTCACGAGCATCttctttgatcaagaaGGTAAAGTCTCACCGTTTGCTCTTAGATTTGCTCAAGAATTGGCGGAGTTGGCTGttaagaagaattggttaagAGAATCATGTCTTTACACATTGTTTCAAACTGTGCAAAGGTTAGTACCTGCCATGGAAAGTGAAATTGTTAGTTCCATTTTACTTCTCTTGGATAAATATCAATTAACCATGACGAATGAAGGTTTAGCAATATACCTTCTTTTGTTCCATGGTAAGGCTAGGAAAAACGgaaaatctttcaaagttcCTTCGTCATTAGCGCTAGAATTTGCCGCCTGGAAAAATAACGATCCATTGTCAAAGGGCAATTTACCTCAGCTTTCTCGTGTTCTTCGTGATGCTCCGGCTAATGATTCTGAGGTTGCAGATGGTTCACACCCTAAATCTGCTAATTGGAATCCTAGACTCCACTTTGTCTGGGATATTTTGATTCCCATCTTGGCTCCTGGAAAGTccgatgaagaaattcctTCCAAAAAGAGTcataagaagaaaaagaaggaCACTGTTGAAGGGATCGAGTTCCCAGAATTTTTTCAGGCAGCTGTGGATGAGACTTTCTTTAGTGAGAAGGCTTCAAGTGAAAGGAAATATCTCGGGTTCCTCGTCTTTATTAGGGCCGTGGAAGTTGTCTCGTCTCAATGGATTCAAAGTTGCTTTACTCAAAACTTTATGAGAACGTTGATCAATCAATCAAGTGATTCGAAACGGTTgttgaataaaatttctcAGAAGGCTCTTGATGCCATTGTGAAGGCCTGTGAAAAGGATGCGTCTGAAAAAATAGCACTTTGTCTGGAGGCAATGTTATTCGGACCACATGGAACAATCAGTTTCGATAAGTTGACAAAATCAAAGACAGCTTCGAAACTTGTAGCAATCAAGGATATCTCCAGTAGTGGGCTTGATAGGCTCTTTAATATGCTTTCGGCACAGTTAAGTCGAGAAGAGGAACCAAATAAACAACATTACCAGTTTGTGTTGGACACTGTGCTCCACGCTGTGAGAACCCACAGACTTGAAATTTCTCAAGAGCTCATTGCGCACCCTCTGTTAGACTCTATTGTGACACTtgctttcttttcaaagaaggGTGAAGATATCAGCGATTTGGCTAGGGAAAGACTTTTCTCGATTCTGTCTGAATTAACTATTCAGAAAGATGGACAATCTTGGCAGCATTATACCTTAAAGCTGATTTTATCTAAAGAAGCGGAAGGTAATGAACCAATAAATAAGTTGGATGAAGACTTGAAAGCCATCGAAACCGAAGCATTGgatattcttcaaaacaTTTCCTCGGACAGCCCACAGTCTCGTGGTCTTGAATGGTTGCTCTCCAACTGCTTACTACAACTATATTCTGGTGATAGTGAGTCCCTTTCCATCGTTGAGGAGTTGTGTATCTTTTACCGCGAAGGTCTTAATGAGTCCAATTCCTTGGTCGGCATCACTGAAATCCTGTTATCCTTGCTGGCTCAAAAGAAAGCTCTTTTGAGGAAATTGAGTCTTGTCGTCTGGGAACAATTCGTCAGTGAGGTGGGTGAACAAGAGCTAAAAATACTGCTTGAAGTTTTAGATGCCCGTGAGAACAAAGAAGGTTTTGCAAAGTTGTTTGAGAATGTCGATGACtatcaagaagaaagtgCTGGAGAAGAGGAGGATCTTGAGGATGGTGAGGGCAAGAGTAAGAAAAGCGACGACAAATCGAAATCTGGGAATGATCCAAGCGACGAAAGCGAAGATGCTTCCAGTGCATCAGAGGAAGATTCCTCAGACGATTCTGATGCAGAAGATGACAGTAACGTTGCCAAGATTGATAGAGAAGCAACAAGTGCTTTGGCAAAGGCGTTGAATCTTCCCGAGAATATCGTTAACGATAAGGGTGAAGTTGATGTTGAAAGGTTAGAGGCTGAAAATGGTGCAAATTCGGATGAaatggatgatgatgacgatgatgaggaagatgaggaagaagatgaggagGAGGAATCTATGGATGACGaacagatgatgaaacttGATGAACAATTGTCACAAATCTTCAAGCGCCGTAAAGAGGCTTTATCTGGTGTTACCACTGGAAATGAGAGAAAGGTTGAGGTTAAAGAAGCCCGTGAAAATGTTATTACTTTCAAGCACAGAATTGTTGATATGCTTGAGGCTTACATTAAACATGCTGACAGAATTGCTCTCCaagataataatgatgaagcCAATTCAAAAGACACCTTCAAGAATTTATTCCTTTTCGTCGAACCTATGATCAGATGCCTGCAGTTGACTTTGGACAAACCTTTGGCCGataaaatatcaaaattaTTGAAGGGTAGACTTTACAAAATCAAGATATCAGCATTTAAGGGTGCCATTGACTCGAAGCGTCTTCTCGAACAATTAGAAGTTACACATAAAGCCTTGTTGACTTCCAAACCTGGTCAGTTCCCAGCGTTATACTTCTCAACCTGCTCAACTACATCACTGTTTTTGGGTAAAGTTTTGGTGGAGAATAACAGTGAAGATCCTGCTATTTCCTATGGTCAAATGATTGACCTTTACGCAGACACTACGAAGGAGTGGCTGTTGATAGGTAAGTTTGGTGCCAATGTGTTTGCAGACTTCCATAACTGGCTGCTCTCAAGAAAGAAGACACCAAAtgcttga
- the HAT2 gene encoding Hat2p (similar to uniprot|P39984 Saccharomyces cerevisiae YEL056W): MSISNPPEKPLSIDEEYDLWKSNVPLMYDFVSETNLTWPSLTLEWLPGSRSSNRQEMILGTHTSDEEQNYLKIAAIYLPDEVVPDAEPKEEEEVLKSNVKIIKKFEHENEVTRARYMPQDDNLIATISGVGTIYLYNRANEVESGLLSTFQFHNENGYGLSFNPNEKGKLLSGSDDSNIVLWDVTGKSQEPILTFTDRHSDIVNDCKWHNFDQNIFGSVSEDSTLQLHDQRIRDAAVEKVQAKKPYNTLAFSAHSTNLFAAAGTDSMVYLYDRRRASKPLHMMPGHEDAVTSLEFHPQEDGVLISAGSDRRTILWDLAEIGAEQVPDDADDGSPEVMMIHAGHRSSINDFSMNPNIPWLTATAEEENIVQVWKPSSKLPRIGGTPSVDTQLLE; this comes from the coding sequence ATGAGCATTAGTAACCCGCCTGAGAAGCCACTatccattgatgaagaatatgaCTTATGGAAATCCAATGTCCCGCTCATGTATGATTTTGTGAGTGAAACCAACCTTACATGGCCATCTTTAACATTGGAATGGCTACCAGGTTCTCGCTCCAGCAATCGTCAAGAAATGATCTTAGGGACTCATACTTCAGATGAAGAGCAGAATTACCTAAAAATAGCTGCTATATATCTGCCCGATGAAGTGGTACCCGACGCTGAACCtaaggaggaagaagaagtacTGAAGTCTAATGTAAAAATaatcaagaaattcgaACATGAAAATGAAGTGACTAGAGCTCGTTATATGCCTCAAGATGATAATCTAATTGCTACAATCAGTGGTGTTGGTACAATATACCTTTATAACAGAGCCAATGAGGTCGAATCTGGGCTCTTGTCcacttttcaatttcacaatgaaaatggttaTGGTCTTTCTTTCAACCCCAACGAAAAAGGGAAATTATTGAGTGGTTCTGATGATTCTAATATTGTCCTATGGGACGTTACAGGTAAATCTCAAGAGCCAATTTTGACGTTCACAGATAGACATTCTGATATTGTCAACGATTGTAAATGGCACAATTTTGACCAAAACATTTTCGGCTCTGTATCTGAGGATAGTACTTTGCAATTGCATGATCAGAGGATTAGGGATGCTGCTGTTGAAAAAGTTCAAGCTAAGAAACCATATAATACTTTAGCATTCAGTGCGCACTCTACCAATTTATTTGCAGCGGCAGGTACTGATTCCATGGTTTACCTTTATGACAGAAGAAGGGCTTCAAAACCACTTCACATGATGCCAGGCCACGAGGACGCGGTTACCTCTCTGGAATTCCATCCCCAGGAGGACGGTGTCCTAATATCTGCGGGCAGCGACAgaagaacaattctttGGGATTTGGCCGAAATTGGTGCCGAACAAGTACCAGACGATGCGGATGATGGATCTCCCGAAGTCATGATGATACATGCAGGTCACCGTAGCTCTATCAATGACTTTTCTATGAATCCCAATATTCCATGGTTGACGGCAACCGCCGAAGAAGAGAATATCGTGCAAGTTTGGAAGCCTTCGAGCAAGTTACCAAGAATCGGAGGTACTCCAAGTGTGGACACTCAACTATTGGAATAA